One genomic segment of Pseudodesulfovibrio sp. JC047 includes these proteins:
- a CDS encoding class I SAM-dependent RNA methyltransferase — MTLFDQKAPILVTCPKAIPVYLDQELEHLGFSRRHVMDAGVQTYGSLKDCMFLNLWVRTGHRVLLELKRFRAFDTDEVYREIKALPWENFIAKDGYFRVDASIRDTTVTDSRFAGLRVKDAIADRFMDSFDQRPDSGPETSGVCLFLHWRENQATIYLDTTGDPLPRRGYRKRPHKAPMQETLAAACVLASGWPELAKQGGHFIGPMCGAGTLAIEAALMALNGAPGLLRDNFAFKHLLGFDPDFWDEMLGQAEDAENPEIPGRIIATDHDPEAIEAAKDNARLAGVGDFIEFALCDYSETELPDGPGIVMLNPEYGQRLGEIKELETVYKGIGDFFKQRCGGKSGFIFTGNSSLAKRIGLRTKSRKIFWNAKIECRLLEYELYAGTRKHK; from the coding sequence ATGACTCTTTTTGACCAAAAGGCCCCCATTCTCGTGACCTGTCCCAAGGCCATTCCCGTGTATCTCGATCAGGAACTCGAACACCTCGGGTTTTCTCGTCGGCATGTCATGGACGCGGGCGTACAGACATATGGCTCTCTCAAGGACTGCATGTTCCTGAATCTCTGGGTTCGGACCGGGCACCGCGTTCTTCTTGAACTGAAACGGTTCCGGGCCTTTGACACCGACGAGGTGTATCGAGAAATCAAGGCGCTTCCGTGGGAAAATTTCATTGCCAAAGACGGCTATTTTCGGGTGGATGCCTCTATCCGGGACACCACGGTCACTGACTCCCGATTCGCGGGTTTACGCGTCAAGGACGCCATTGCAGACCGTTTCATGGATTCGTTCGACCAACGACCGGATTCCGGGCCAGAGACATCCGGTGTCTGTCTGTTTCTGCATTGGCGGGAAAATCAGGCGACCATTTATCTCGACACCACCGGCGACCCGCTGCCCCGACGCGGCTATCGCAAACGCCCCCACAAGGCCCCCATGCAGGAAACACTCGCAGCCGCGTGTGTCTTGGCTTCGGGCTGGCCCGAGTTGGCCAAACAAGGGGGGCATTTCATCGGTCCCATGTGTGGAGCCGGCACCCTGGCCATCGAGGCAGCACTCATGGCTTTAAACGGTGCCCCTGGTTTGTTACGCGACAATTTCGCTTTCAAACATCTGCTCGGATTCGACCCTGATTTCTGGGATGAAATGCTCGGTCAGGCTGAAGATGCGGAAAATCCCGAAATTCCGGGACGGATCATTGCCACCGATCATGACCCGGAGGCTATTGAAGCGGCCAAGGATAACGCCCGCCTAGCCGGTGTCGGCGACTTCATTGAGTTCGCCCTGTGCGACTATTCGGAGACAGAGCTCCCGGACGGACCGGGAATCGTCATGCTCAACCCGGAATACGGGCAGCGGCTTGGCGAGATCAAGGAACTCGAAACGGTCTACAAAGGGATTGGGGACTTTTTCAAACAACGATGTGGCGGCAAGTCAGGCTTCATCTTTACGGGGAACTCCAGCCTTGCCAAACGCATCGGCCTGCGGACCAAAAGTCGCAAGATCTTCTGGAATGCCAAAATCGAATGTCGGCTGCTTGAATACGAACTCTACGCCGGAACCCGCAAACACAAATAA
- the sfsA gene encoding DNA/RNA nuclease SfsA, with product MTPIPCTLEFHAPCRKAAFIRRIKRFTVEATALTGPDSGEMLKAHTNNTGSMLGLLHPGSTALLSPAANPHRKLKYTLEALDCAGTMVGVNTLTPNRMLYRAWETDAIPEMRGYDHFKKEASVGKSRLDAHLSGPSGELWVECKNVTLVEDDVACFPDAVTERGQKHLRELMSLATTGARVALFFLIQRADGHCFGPADFVDPVYAELFYEAIAKGVEVWPYEAHVTTRGITLGRRLAVVPA from the coding sequence GTGACACCAATTCCCTGTACTCTCGAATTTCATGCTCCGTGTCGAAAAGCGGCTTTCATTCGCCGTATCAAACGATTCACTGTGGAGGCCACGGCCCTGACCGGGCCTGATTCCGGTGAAATGCTCAAGGCGCATACCAATAACACTGGCTCCATGCTCGGCCTGTTGCATCCCGGCTCGACCGCGTTGCTTTCCCCTGCCGCCAATCCCCATCGAAAATTGAAATATACGCTGGAGGCCCTGGATTGCGCCGGGACCATGGTCGGTGTGAACACGCTGACCCCGAACCGGATGCTCTACCGTGCCTGGGAAACCGACGCCATCCCGGAAATGCGGGGATACGATCATTTCAAGAAGGAAGCGTCAGTGGGCAAGAGTCGGCTCGACGCCCATTTGTCCGGTCCGTCCGGAGAGTTGTGGGTGGAGTGTAAAAACGTCACCTTGGTCGAGGACGATGTCGCCTGTTTTCCTGACGCCGTGACCGAACGCGGACAGAAGCACCTGCGAGAACTCATGTCGCTGGCCACAACCGGGGCACGCGTGGCCCTGTTTTTCCTCATTCAACGGGCCGATGGACACTGTTTTGGTCCTGCTGATTTCGTTGACCCGGTCTATGCCGAGCTGTTTTACGAAGCCATCGCCAAGGGTGTTGAAGTTTGGCCATATGAGGCACACGTCACGACACGGGGAATTACCCTTGGCCGCAGGCTTGCGGTGGTTCCTGCCTGA
- a CDS encoding VOC family protein gives MPKYTGINHLAMVTGDMDATIRFWRDLLKMRLIAGIGRPGYRHYFLEISDQDMIAFFEWPDVQPLEERDHGFPIPGQVAFDHISFGVDSDDDLWEIKDALEAADFWCSEVVDHGFIHSIYAFDPNNIPIEFSASVAGVDLRSTPVMVDTSPSSEAQKGVNPQPGVWPKVTRPTPINEREIYEGEGQDVLDALQKKG, from the coding sequence ATGCCGAAGTATACGGGAATCAACCATCTGGCCATGGTCACCGGCGACATGGACGCCACCATTCGATTCTGGCGGGACCTGCTCAAAATGCGTTTGATCGCGGGAATTGGTCGTCCCGGTTATCGACATTATTTTCTGGAAATTTCCGATCAGGACATGATCGCATTTTTCGAATGGCCCGATGTACAGCCGCTCGAAGAACGGGACCACGGCTTTCCGATTCCCGGACAGGTTGCCTTTGATCATATCTCTTTTGGCGTGGATTCGGACGACGATCTCTGGGAAATCAAGGATGCTCTCGAAGCCGCTGATTTTTGGTGTTCAGAGGTCGTGGACCATGGATTCATCCATTCCATTTATGCATTTGATCCCAATAATATTCCCATCGAATTCAGTGCGTCGGTGGCCGGTGTGGACCTGCGTTCAACCCCGGTGATGGTGGATACTTCTCCCAGCAGCGAGGCCCAAAAAGGGGTCAATCCTCAGCCCGGTGTCTGGCCGAAAGTGACTCGACCAACGCCGATCAATGAACGGGAAATCTATGAAGGTGAAGGTCAAGACGTGCTGGATGCACTGCAAAAAAAAGGCTGA
- the hemW gene encoding radical SAM family heme chaperone HemW yields the protein MGKIYGEDVPVTPAFPDAISKRKKPSSNGTGLLLYIHVPFCVSRCTYCNFHSQIYDAISFARYYSLLLEEIKEWGRRLKRPRLRTIYFGGGTPSLVPLSQLETIMKTIRASFTVNDNMEVTLEANPDSAHDVSYFKGLLSIGFNRLSLGMQSCHDGDLQVMGRPHSVDMTMQSYSSARQAGIGNIGLDLIWGLPGQKLKGWLDQLKMVAEMRPDHLSAYNLTLESGTRMAERCGESGDLELPSDTEQGRMFVYGAEYLESMGYMQYEVSNFARMGFMSVHNSGYWTGSDYLGLGPSAVSTIGRRRFSVPWSLDEYDTYVRDNLLGKDFEELSDSALLTELVMLSLRTSQGLDLAEYRTRTGHDLVKRHESLFAALHRENLIRINQGWLKLTKNGMLVSNVIIQRLAFGE from the coding sequence ATGGGCAAAATTTACGGTGAAGATGTCCCGGTGACACCCGCGTTTCCTGATGCGATCTCCAAACGCAAGAAGCCGTCTTCCAATGGCACGGGATTGCTGCTGTACATCCATGTTCCATTCTGTGTGAGCCGGTGTACTTACTGCAATTTTCACTCGCAAATTTACGATGCGATTTCTTTTGCACGCTATTACAGCCTGTTGCTTGAAGAAATCAAGGAATGGGGCCGCCGTTTGAAACGGCCTCGACTGCGGACCATCTACTTTGGTGGCGGCACGCCCAGTCTGGTGCCTCTGAGTCAGCTTGAGACCATCATGAAAACGATCAGGGCCAGTTTCACCGTGAACGACAACATGGAAGTGACACTGGAAGCCAACCCGGATTCCGCGCATGATGTGAGCTATTTCAAGGGGCTGCTTTCCATTGGGTTCAATCGACTTTCGCTGGGGATGCAGAGTTGTCATGATGGTGATCTTCAGGTCATGGGCAGGCCGCATTCCGTAGACATGACCATGCAGTCCTATTCCTCCGCCCGTCAGGCCGGAATCGGCAATATCGGGCTGGATCTGATCTGGGGATTGCCCGGCCAGAAACTCAAGGGGTGGCTCGATCAGTTGAAAATGGTGGCCGAGATGCGGCCCGACCATCTTTCCGCTTACAACCTGACATTGGAATCAGGCACACGTATGGCCGAGCGATGTGGCGAATCCGGTGATCTGGAACTGCCTTCGGACACGGAACAGGGACGGATGTTCGTCTACGGTGCCGAATATCTGGAGTCCATGGGCTACATGCAATATGAGGTGTCCAACTTTGCCAGGATGGGATTCATGTCGGTGCATAATTCCGGGTATTGGACCGGGTCGGATTATCTCGGATTGGGACCGTCCGCAGTGTCCACCATTGGCCGACGACGGTTTTCCGTGCCGTGGTCCTTGGACGAGTATGATACGTATGTTCGTGACAATCTTCTGGGGAAGGATTTCGAAGAATTATCGGATTCTGCGCTGCTCACGGAATTGGTCATGTTGTCTCTGCGCACCAGCCAAGGACTTGACCTTGCGGAATACCGTACCCGAACCGGCCATGATTTGGTCAAACGGCATGAATCGCTCTTCGCTGCTCTGCATCGCGAGAATCTCATTCGAATCAATCAGGGCTGGCTCAAGCTGACCAAGAACGGTATGCTGGTGTCCAATGTCATCATCCAGCGACTCGCTTTTGGAGAATAA
- a CDS encoding epoxyqueuosine reductase QueH, with protein MTRVLLHICCGPCSITTIKTLQDQGHAVTGLFYNPNIHPLTEYVKRRDGCLEVAEKFGIKVIVKDNEYKPQEWFRNVAYRENNRCFHCYANRMERTSQIAKKGEFDFFTSTLLYSKFQKHDDIATLSRDLQSEKTRFLYHDFREGWHDGIVISKEWGIYRQQYCGCLYSENERYQRELGA; from the coding sequence ATGACACGAGTTCTTTTGCATATCTGTTGTGGACCTTGTTCCATAACCACCATCAAGACCCTTCAGGACCAGGGCCATGCCGTGACCGGGTTGTTCTACAATCCGAATATTCATCCCCTGACGGAATATGTGAAACGCCGGGATGGCTGTCTTGAGGTCGCGGAGAAATTCGGCATCAAGGTGATCGTCAAGGACAACGAGTATAAACCGCAGGAATGGTTTCGAAACGTGGCCTACCGTGAAAACAATCGATGTTTTCATTGTTATGCCAACCGCATGGAACGCACGTCACAGATCGCCAAAAAAGGCGAATTCGACTTTTTTACCTCCACGCTGCTCTATTCCAAATTTCAGAAGCACGACGACATCGCGACCCTGAGCCGGGATTTGCAATCAGAAAAGACGCGGTTTCTCTATCACGATTTTCGCGAAGGATGGCACGACGGCATCGTCATCTCAAAGGAATGGGGGATTTATCGTCAACAGTACTGCGGATGCCTGTACAGCGAAAATGAACGGTATCAGCGGGAACTGGGGGCCTAG
- a CDS encoding DUF116 domain-containing protein: MSQIRTLHTARKRLFVGLITCACFLVCVFLAALWVIPYVGLENIHPNAKWVLGGIILVLIGMVCVAYWGLLLNIITRKPLPGANRFRGLTIKLFLPLMVFLGRLLGIEKELIRLSFITVNNELVLAEAGQYAPEKILLLMPHCLQNSRCDRRLTYDINNCKRCGKCPIAGLLELHDTYGVNLAVATGGTIARRIVVQLRPRMIIAVACHRDLSSGIQDTYPLPVYGVLNQRPNGPCLDTNVDLDEVEAMILRFIDPELLAKKKNTAGTTISTGQAAKAS, translated from the coding sequence GTGAGTCAGATTCGAACCTTACACACGGCAAGAAAACGGCTGTTTGTCGGCCTGATAACCTGTGCCTGCTTTCTGGTCTGTGTTTTCCTTGCGGCTTTGTGGGTGATTCCCTATGTGGGCCTTGAAAATATCCATCCCAATGCCAAATGGGTGTTGGGGGGAATTATACTCGTGCTGATCGGCATGGTTTGCGTGGCGTACTGGGGGTTGTTACTCAATATTATCACCCGGAAACCCCTGCCCGGAGCCAACCGGTTTCGTGGTCTGACCATCAAGCTCTTTTTGCCGCTCATGGTTTTTTTGGGACGGTTGCTGGGGATTGAAAAAGAACTGATTCGGTTGTCGTTCATTACGGTGAATAACGAGCTGGTCCTGGCCGAGGCCGGGCAGTATGCGCCGGAAAAGATCCTGTTGCTCATGCCGCATTGTCTGCAAAATTCCCGCTGCGATCGACGGCTGACCTATGATATCAACAATTGCAAACGGTGTGGGAAATGCCCTATTGCCGGATTGCTCGAATTGCATGACACCTATGGAGTGAATCTGGCGGTGGCAACCGGCGGAACCATTGCCCGGCGCATCGTGGTTCAGCTTCGCCCCCGGATGATTATCGCCGTGGCGTGTCATCGGGACCTGTCGAGCGGAATTCAGGACACGTACCCGTTGCCGGTGTATGGCGTCTTGAATCAGCGGCCCAATGGTCCGTGTCTCGACACCAATGTTGATCTGGATGAAGTGGAAGCCATGATTTTGCGGTTCATCGATCCCGAGCTGTTGGCCAAAAAGAAAAACACTGCGGGAACAACGATTTCGACCGGACAGGCGGCCAAGGCTTCATGA
- the fmt gene encoding methionyl-tRNA formyltransferase gives MKTDANGSESWGAVPLKPLRVVFMGTPDFAAEALKVLLSFDAADVVGVYSQPDRPCGRGRQCKPSAVKKVALENDIPVYQPLNFKSQDAIDELAALRPDVLIVAAYGLILPQAVLDIPSIHPLNIHASLLPNWRGAAPIQRSIENGDVVTGISIMKMEAGLDTGPVMVQRALRIGHNDHAGTIHDELAKLGGICICEAMARLQTGAYDFKAQDDANASYAKKLEKKEGAIDWNRPAQAVHNQIRAMYPWPGAFFDWTNPDGKVMRLKVAPGEISEEVASKVEPGTILGEMNGKLAIVTADTIYLTAEVKPQGKKAMDATSFVCGYMKEC, from the coding sequence ATAAAAACGGATGCAAATGGTTCTGAGTCGTGGGGAGCGGTCCCGCTGAAACCGCTGCGCGTCGTGTTCATGGGCACACCTGATTTTGCCGCTGAGGCACTCAAGGTGTTGCTGAGTTTTGACGCTGCTGACGTGGTTGGTGTGTACTCCCAGCCGGATCGTCCATGTGGTCGGGGACGGCAGTGCAAACCGTCTGCCGTGAAAAAAGTGGCGTTGGAAAACGACATTCCCGTATATCAGCCCCTGAATTTCAAGAGTCAGGATGCCATCGACGAACTGGCCGCACTGAGGCCGGACGTGCTGATCGTGGCGGCCTATGGCCTGATTCTGCCACAGGCGGTGTTGGACATCCCGTCCATCCATCCGCTGAATATTCACGCCTCATTGTTGCCGAATTGGCGTGGTGCCGCTCCGATTCAGCGGTCCATCGAAAACGGTGATGTGGTCACCGGTATTTCCATCATGAAGATGGAAGCCGGATTGGACACTGGTCCGGTCATGGTGCAGCGCGCATTGCGGATCGGGCACAACGATCATGCAGGTACCATTCATGACGAGTTGGCCAAACTCGGTGGCATCTGCATTTGCGAGGCCATGGCCCGTTTGCAGACCGGGGCGTATGATTTCAAGGCACAGGATGACGCCAACGCCTCCTACGCCAAAAAGTTGGAAAAAAAGGAAGGTGCGATTGATTGGAACCGGCCAGCACAGGCCGTTCACAATCAGATTCGTGCCATGTATCCGTGGCCGGGTGCCTTTTTTGATTGGACCAACCCGGATGGCAAGGTCATGCGGTTGAAGGTCGCTCCGGGCGAGATTTCAGAAGAAGTCGCATCCAAGGTGGAACCGGGAACGATTCTGGGTGAAATGAATGGCAAACTCGCCATTGTCACCGCTGACACGATCTACTTGACCGCTGAGGTCAAACCCCAGGGCAAAAAGGCCATGGATGCCACGTCGTTTGTTTGCGGCTATATGAAGGAATGTTAA
- the def gene encoding peptide deformylase, with the protein MQLEICTWPDAVLAAKAEPLSEVTPELKELIENMVETMYESDGVGLAAPQVGESIRLICVDQTGPKVRGDLRVLINPEIVECDGEVASEEGCLSCPGLNTTVTRSEHVVCKATDPDGKDVTIDTAGFLAIILQHEIDHLEGVTLADRVGRLKKAMYRKKALKWKK; encoded by the coding sequence ATGCAATTAGAAATATGTACCTGGCCTGATGCGGTTCTGGCCGCCAAGGCCGAACCACTTTCCGAGGTCACTCCCGAGTTGAAGGAACTCATCGAAAACATGGTGGAAACCATGTATGAATCCGATGGAGTCGGCCTTGCCGCGCCCCAGGTGGGTGAATCCATTCGATTAATCTGCGTGGACCAGACAGGTCCCAAGGTGCGCGGGGATTTGCGGGTGCTCATCAATCCCGAAATCGTCGAGTGCGATGGCGAAGTTGCGTCTGAAGAAGGGTGTTTGAGCTGTCCGGGACTGAATACCACGGTCACCCGATCCGAACATGTGGTCTGTAAGGCCACGGACCCCGACGGCAAGGACGTCACCATTGATACCGCCGGGTTTCTGGCCATCATTCTTCAGCACGAAATCGATCACCTTGAAGGCGTGACCCTGGCCGATCGCGTGGGTCGCCTGAAAAAAGCCATGTACAGAAAGAAGGCCCTCAAGTGGAAGAAATAA
- the aspS gene encoding aspartate--tRNA ligase: MSEHQEERDYEEFRVIEDLAGWRRTHHNNELTAANMDEEVCLMGWVQFRRDHGGLIFLDLRDREGLTQVVFNPEENAEVHERAHAIRPEYVVAIKGKVRPRPEGMANSSMVTGEVEIEVFEYKLLNTSETPPFPIEDRVEVGENLRLKYRFLDLRRPSLAKNFIIRNKAAQSVRRYLDKLGFLEVETPVLTKSTPEGARDFLVPSRVNQGEFYALPQSPQLFKQMLMVSGMDRYFQIVKCFRDEDLRADRQPEFTQIDIEMSFTDEALIQDMAEGMVKTLFKETIDVDLPAEFPRMTFADAMRDYGVDKPDVRFDLKHIDITDVFKNSGFKVFASSELVKVMLVPGGATLSRKEIDQYTKFVEIYGSKGLAWIKVKEDGGWQSPIVKFFSEEEIAELRSRTNCQPGDILFFQAGPADIANAALGNLRCEIAKDTGLIDDTVFKPVWITDFPLLEYDADEKRYVARHHPFTSALPEQMEMLEKDPGNAIARAYDLVMNGYEVGGGSIRIHTPEQQKLMFAALGIDEEEARAKFGFLMDALKFGAPPHGGIAFGLDRLIMILTGSKSIRDVIAFPKTQKATCLMTDAPSEVPNKQLRDLGIRVRETKKES, encoded by the coding sequence ATGTCTGAACATCAGGAAGAACGGGATTACGAAGAATTTCGCGTCATTGAAGACCTGGCTGGTTGGCGACGCACGCATCACAACAACGAGTTGACCGCCGCCAACATGGACGAGGAAGTCTGTCTCATGGGGTGGGTCCAGTTTCGACGCGACCATGGCGGATTGATTTTCCTTGACCTGCGGGACCGCGAAGGTCTGACTCAGGTCGTTTTCAATCCCGAGGAAAACGCCGAAGTGCACGAACGCGCTCATGCCATCCGCCCCGAATACGTGGTGGCGATCAAGGGCAAGGTCCGTCCTCGTCCTGAGGGCATGGCCAATTCGAGCATGGTCACCGGCGAAGTGGAAATCGAAGTGTTCGAGTACAAGCTGCTCAACACCTCGGAGACCCCGCCGTTCCCCATCGAAGATCGTGTTGAAGTGGGCGAGAACCTCCGGCTCAAGTACCGCTTTCTCGACCTGCGTCGTCCGTCGCTGGCAAAGAATTTCATCATTCGCAACAAGGCCGCCCAGTCGGTTCGCCGTTATCTGGACAAACTCGGTTTCCTTGAAGTCGAGACCCCGGTACTGACCAAGTCCACTCCCGAAGGCGCGCGTGACTTTTTGGTTCCCAGCCGGGTCAATCAGGGCGAATTCTACGCATTGCCGCAGTCGCCGCAGTTGTTCAAGCAGATGCTCATGGTCTCCGGCATGGATCGGTATTTCCAGATCGTCAAATGCTTCCGCGACGAAGATTTGCGCGCCGACCGGCAGCCCGAGTTCACCCAGATCGATATTGAAATGTCCTTTACGGACGAAGCCCTGATTCAGGATATGGCCGAAGGCATGGTCAAGACCCTGTTCAAGGAAACCATCGACGTGGACCTGCCCGCCGAGTTCCCACGGATGACCTTTGCCGACGCCATGCGTGATTATGGTGTGGACAAGCCGGACGTGCGGTTCGACTTGAAGCATATCGATATCACGGATGTGTTCAAGAATTCCGGTTTCAAGGTGTTCGCGTCCTCCGAGCTGGTCAAGGTCATGCTCGTCCCCGGCGGTGCGACCCTGTCCCGCAAGGAAATTGATCAGTACACCAAATTCGTTGAAATTTACGGCTCCAAGGGCTTGGCCTGGATCAAGGTCAAGGAAGACGGCGGATGGCAGTCGCCCATCGTCAAGTTCTTCTCCGAAGAGGAAATCGCGGAACTGCGCAGCCGGACCAATTGTCAGCCCGGAGACATCCTGTTCTTCCAGGCCGGTCCCGCAGACATCGCCAATGCCGCGCTCGGCAACCTGCGGTGCGAGATCGCCAAGGACACCGGATTGATCGACGACACCGTGTTCAAGCCGGTCTGGATCACTGATTTCCCGCTGCTTGAGTACGATGCCGACGAAAAACGGTATGTCGCTCGGCACCATCCCTTCACTTCCGCCCTGCCCGAGCAGATGGAAATGTTGGAAAAGGACCCGGGCAACGCCATTGCCCGCGCCTATGACCTGGTCATGAACGGGTACGAAGTCGGTGGTGGTTCCATCCGTATCCACACCCCGGAACAGCAGAAGCTCATGTTCGCCGCTCTGGGAATCGATGAAGAGGAAGCCCGGGCCAAGTTCGGATTTCTCATGGACGCTCTCAAGTTTGGCGCACCGCCCCATGGTGGTATCGCATTCGGTCTGGACCGTCTCATCATGATTCTGACAGGCTCCAAGTCCATCCGCGACGTCATCGCCTTCCCCAAGACCCAGAAGGCCACCTGCCTCATGACCGACGCCCCGTCCGAAGTGCCCAACAAGCAACTTCGTGATTTGGGTATCCGTGTGCGGGAAACAAAGAAAGAAAGTTAA
- the hisS gene encoding histidine--tRNA ligase — translation MAKVQKIKGFVDLFPEESAKFSFMESQARETFTRYGFGELRTPILEKTALFQKSIGEDTDVVGKEMFTFPDRKNRSLTMRPEATAGVVRAFIESKTHQPGKISKYFTFGPMFRYERPQKGRQRQFHQLNAEIFGAPEAQADAELILMLRSFLNSLGLNKLTIELNSLGCHECRPTYKQALVDYYTSKDKALFCEDCQRRMETNPLRVLDCKVPACKELVADAPCITDHLCEECEAHFTDVKTILDGANVEYTLNPRLVRGLDYYVRTCFEVASYDIGSQTAVAGGGRYDGLIRNLGGPDCSATGFACGMERLALLLDQIALEKPDFYLAVVDKSAANAAMLFAQQLRDKGFKGETSFSGGSMKSRMRAANKSGARLCLIMGGDELANGTITVKYMEEERDQETVDRAAYLDKL, via the coding sequence ATGGCAAAAGTACAAAAAATCAAGGGATTCGTGGACCTTTTTCCGGAAGAGTCCGCCAAGTTCTCCTTTATGGAATCGCAGGCCCGAGAGACCTTTACTCGATATGGATTCGGTGAATTACGCACACCTATTCTGGAAAAAACCGCATTGTTTCAAAAGTCCATCGGTGAGGACACGGATGTGGTGGGCAAAGAGATGTTCACCTTTCCGGATCGGAAGAACCGATCGCTGACCATGCGCCCCGAAGCAACGGCCGGTGTGGTTCGAGCCTTTATCGAATCCAAGACACATCAGCCCGGCAAAATTTCGAAATATTTCACGTTTGGCCCGATGTTTCGGTACGAACGGCCCCAGAAGGGACGGCAGCGTCAATTCCATCAGCTCAATGCCGAAATTTTCGGTGCGCCCGAGGCGCAGGCCGATGCCGAGTTGATACTCATGCTCCGTTCGTTCCTGAACAGCCTTGGCTTGAATAAGCTGACCATCGAGCTGAATTCGTTGGGATGTCACGAGTGCCGTCCCACGTACAAACAGGCCTTGGTCGACTACTACACATCGAAAGACAAAGCGTTATTTTGCGAAGACTGTCAACGCCGTATGGAAACCAACCCGCTGCGTGTGCTGGACTGCAAGGTCCCGGCCTGCAAGGAATTGGTGGCCGATGCCCCGTGCATTACCGACCATCTGTGCGAGGAGTGCGAAGCGCATTTCACGGACGTGAAGACCATTTTGGACGGCGCGAATGTCGAGTATACATTGAATCCCCGGTTAGTCCGTGGACTGGATTATTACGTGCGTACCTGTTTTGAGGTTGCATCGTATGATATCGGTTCCCAGACAGCGGTGGCCGGTGGTGGCCGGTATGACGGGTTGATTCGCAATCTCGGAGGCCCGGACTGTTCTGCCACGGGATTTGCGTGTGGCATGGAACGGCTGGCTTTGCTGCTGGACCAGATCGCGTTGGAAAAGCCCGATTTTTATCTTGCGGTGGTAGACAAGAGCGCGGCCAATGCGGCCATGTTGTTCGCCCAACAGCTTCGAGACAAGGGATTCAAGGGAGAAACCAGTTTTTCCGGCGGGTCCATGAAGTCCCGGATGCGCGCGGCCAACAAATCCGGCGCACGACTGTGTCTGATTATGGGCGGTGACGAATTGGCCAATGGGACCATCACTGTCAAATACATGGAAGAGGAACGCGACCAGGAAACTGTGGACAGGGCCGCGTACCTGGACAAATTATAA
- a CDS encoding rhodanese-like domain-containing protein, giving the protein MDEFNDILEEMDFQFFGAGEHGMSVEDMRHVIGNDHFLFLDVRTNEEVAHVSFPFAKHIPLNELPDRLDELPRDKFIVTFCAAVFRGAIAFAYLRANGFEEVKGLISPLEEMVLPFKPGPLAKI; this is encoded by the coding sequence ATGGATGAATTCAATGATATCCTGGAAGAAATGGACTTTCAATTTTTCGGAGCAGGAGAACACGGCATGAGTGTCGAGGACATGCGTCATGTTATCGGCAACGACCATTTCCTGTTTCTGGATGTACGGACCAACGAAGAAGTAGCCCACGTCTCTTTCCCGTTTGCCAAACACATCCCGCTCAACGAGCTGCCTGACCGCCTGGACGAACTGCCCCGTGACAAATTCATCGTCACTTTCTGTGCCGCTGTCTTCCGTGGTGCGATCGCCTTTGCCTATCTGCGTGCCAATGGCTTTGAAGAAGTCAAGGGTCTCATCTCCCCGCTGGAAGAGATGGTCCTGCCATTCAAACCCGGTCCGCTTGCCAAGATCTAG